From a single Candidatus Dormiibacterota bacterium genomic region:
- the truA gene encoding tRNA pseudouridine(38-40) synthase TruA — MLDPATEVSAEATHSYALTLEYDGSRFSGWQRQPDRRTVEGVLRDAILAVTGEQVRLTAAGRTDAGAHAHGQVVGCALRRPWEPRRLRAALNGHLPEDTVVLEVRSAPDGFHARFDARTRTYRYVVAPRAERAAVARDHAWRVPRSLELEAMRGAASHLVGTHDFAAFGRSPRAGGTTVRTIQSLTVRAHAIPDPHGEPGAEPRTVVTIDVTADAFLYGMMRAIAATLVAVGDGRLDAPSVASLLDAPGRTRRLPTAPAHGLHQWAVTYDLPQGDGDEDR; from the coding sequence ATGCTCGATCCCGCCACCGAGGTGAGCGCCGAGGCGACGCACAGCTATGCCCTCACCCTGGAGTACGACGGCAGCAGGTTCAGCGGCTGGCAGCGCCAGCCCGACCGGCGCACCGTCGAGGGCGTGCTCCGCGACGCCATCCTCGCCGTGACCGGCGAGCAGGTGCGGCTCACCGCCGCCGGCCGCACCGACGCCGGGGCCCACGCCCACGGCCAGGTGGTCGGCTGCGCGCTCCGCCGTCCCTGGGAGCCGCGCCGGCTCCGCGCCGCGCTCAACGGCCACCTCCCCGAGGACACCGTGGTGCTCGAGGTGCGCTCCGCGCCCGACGGCTTCCACGCCCGCTTCGACGCCCGCACCCGCACCTACCGGTACGTGGTGGCGCCGCGCGCCGAGCGCGCCGCGGTGGCCCGCGACCACGCCTGGCGGGTCCCCCGGTCGCTCGAGCTCGAGGCGATGCGGGGCGCCGCCAGCCACCTGGTCGGCACCCACGACTTCGCCGCGTTCGGGCGCTCGCCCCGCGCCGGCGGCACCACGGTGCGCACCATCCAGTCGCTGACGGTGCGGGCCCACGCGATCCCGGATCCCCACGGAGAGCCCGGCGCCGAGCCGCGCACCGTGGTGACCATCGACGTCACCGCCGACGCGTTCCTCTACGGCATGATGCGCGCCATCGCCGCCACCCTGGTGGCGGTGGGCGACGGCCGTCTGGACGCCCCGTCGGTGGCGTCGCTGCTCGACGCGCCGGGCCGCACCCGGCGCCTGCCCACCGCCCCCGCGCACGGGCTCCACCAGTGGGCGGTGACCTACGACCTTCCCCAGGGCGACGGAGACGAGGACCGATGA
- the rplQ gene encoding 50S ribosomal protein L17, giving the protein MAGRKFGRTSAHRQAMTRNQVTALLRHGRIRTTEAKAKELRRWVERVITSAKPGDVHAHRRVALWVNDREVSHRLFSTYMDRYRDRPGGYTRIYHLGPRVGDGAPMAIIELVE; this is encoded by the coding sequence ATGGCCGGACGGAAGTTCGGCCGCACCAGCGCCCACCGCCAGGCGATGACCCGCAATCAGGTCACCGCCCTGCTTCGGCATGGCCGCATCCGCACCACCGAGGCGAAGGCGAAGGAGCTGCGCCGCTGGGTGGAGCGGGTGATCACCAGCGCCAAGCCGGGCGACGTGCACGCCCACCGCAGGGTGGCCCTGTGGGTCAACGACCGCGAGGTCAGCCACCGGCTGTTCTCCACCTACATGGACCGCTACCGCGACCGGCCCGGCGGCTACACCCGCATCTACCACCTCGGTCCGCGGGTGGGCGACGGCGCGCCGATGGCGATCATCGAGCTGGTGGAGTAG